In Thermodesulfobacteriota bacterium, the sequence AATATCAATTATGCTTACGACTTTATCGACCCTGCCGCCAACCGACACATTCGAATTGGAAGGAAACTTGAATATTAATGGAACGTGCAGCACCTCGTCGTAAAGGGTTTTTCGGTGTCCTTTACGACCGTGCTCAAAAAATTCATCTCCGTGGTCCGCTGTCAATATAATTAGGGTCCTATCATAAACCCCTAGTTCCTTGAGTGTCGATAATAACTTCCCAATATACTTGTCCGTGTATGCTATCTCCCCGTCATAGAGAGCGATTATATGAAATAGGTCTTTGGGATCCATGCCCGGCTCGATTCTGGAATTATATTCGAAATCTTTGGAATCTATAGTTCCGGTATAGTTCGGGTCGAACATTGCGTCATAAGGAGGTGGAGGAGCATAGTCATAATGGACATCCCAGTAATGAAGGAAGAGAAAAAACTTCTTTCGGTAATTATCTCTCAACCATTCTTGTATAGCTTTGTCTATTTTAGGGGAAGTCACTCCTTGGTGTGACTCTCTATGGCTATCAAAATCGATAGTTTTATCGTCATAATGATCAAAGCCCTGACCATATCCGTAAACAGAATTCAGAAAAGGACCGGAAACAAAGGCAGCGGTGGAATATCCCGACTCCCTGAGCATTTCGGCTAAAGTAATTCTACTTTTATCGAGTTTATCATCACTCGTAATAACTCCGTTGGATTCAGAATACATCGAGGTAAGCATCGATATATGAGCAGGCAAGGTCCAAGAAGTGTTACTAAAAGCATTGGAAAACAATACTCCTTCGCTAGCAAGCTTATCGATATTGGGACTGGTTTTTCGATGATATCCATAGCAGCTTAAATGATCTGCTCTGAGGCTATCTATGGAAATCAAGATTACATTAACATCATTTTTATCACTGAAGCTGTTTATATCACTAGGAGCGCTATTTTTTACCTGGGCGGCAAAGATATCCGACGTTCTTTCGTCTTCTTCCAAAATCCACAGGTTCAAAATCACGGTACCCCCTATAATTATCCCAACAAATAATAGCGCAATCTTGACCTCTCTTCTTAAAATCCCCGAAGAAGTGGCCTTCTCGCTTTCAAAAAAACTATTCCTTAGGGTGCATACCGACTTGTAAATAATGCCGGTCAAAAGC encodes:
- a CDS encoding sulfatase, whose protein sequence is MSDVNNGLRIGMHLTMGIFYGVLAGLIQGLADALILTTRYNGFILGPQDVIKSHFFGVIGRILHLDKNEHIQFILDSYLGPAFVDKMPLIFNLSATYMVIGLIVGISLGILLWLAFRIVKRPMDVGRMSMFYLSLVVSFGIFINLMIWLDRRYSIPIFSVLGFLINLGLIISALLLTGIIYKSVCTLRNSFFESEKATSSGILRREVKIALLFVGIIIGGTVILNLWILEEDERTSDIFAAQVKNSAPSDINSFSDKNDVNVILISIDSLRADHLSCYGYHRKTSPNIDKLASEGVLFSNAFSNTSWTLPAHISMLTSMYSESNGVITSDDKLDKSRITLAEMLRESGYSTAAFVSGPFLNSVYGYGQGFDHYDDKTIDFDSHRESHQGVTSPKIDKAIQEWLRDNYRKKFFLFLHYWDVHYDYAPPPPYDAMFDPNYTGTIDSKDFEYNSRIEPGMDPKDLFHIIALYDGEIAYTDKYIGKLLSTLKELGVYDRTLIILTADHGDEFFEHGRKGHRKTLYDEVLHVPLIFKFPSNSNVSVGGRVDKVVSIIDIMPTILDYLGLKRNNEMQGRSLLPLIEGNERPTDSLVYSRLTNNLVAVRSLNSKLIHHLRAPRKEFYDLLDDPQEKVNLFDEGIKTKETAYKAESYLISLLDWLNAQRQIYHNLEKAEAPEKVNLTEPIKEQLKSLGYIE